Proteins co-encoded in one Nonlabens agnitus genomic window:
- the apaG gene encoding Co2+/Mg2+ efflux protein ApaG, which translates to MLQQITRGIKITVRTSFQGTFYKNYKMHFAFGYNITIENQSKDSVQLTSRHWKIKDSLSRTEHIDGEGVIGKKPVLKPGESHTYNSGCLLASPFGSMSGTYTMVNFSSARHFAVNIPKFKLSAPFALN; encoded by the coding sequence ATGTTACAGCAAATTACCAGAGGCATCAAGATCACGGTGCGCACGTCTTTCCAGGGTACATTTTATAAGAATTATAAGATGCACTTCGCCTTTGGCTACAACATTACCATTGAGAACCAAAGCAAGGACAGCGTCCAGCTCACCTCTCGCCACTGGAAGATCAAGGATAGTTTGAGCCGCACAGAGCATATTGACGGTGAAGGGGTGATAGGCAAAAAACCTGTTCTCAAACCTGGTGAATCACACACTTACAACAGCGGCTGTTTGCTGGCATCGCCCTTTGGTAGTATGAGCGGCACATATACTATGGTCAATTTTAGCTCGGCGAGACACTTTGCCGTAAATATTCCCAAGTTCAAGCTAAGCGCGCCATTTGCCTTGAATTAA
- a CDS encoding DUF3667 domain-containing protein: MSLPVRLLPEYRSEKCLNCDTPLEKADKYCHQCGQINSKKRLSLFDFFSEFLSNFISYDNRIWRTISGILIRPGKVTQEYCAGRRTRYANPFRFFLTVSIVFFLLLQFSIKMAPETMAPIQISEDNNENTAEAGLFQLKIDSTVQNKQDLLRQMKEIQDSISKNGSPIQKFVTDKAIEEFEKDTTSLKLGRDSYTSQAELDSMSFIPRYINQIESYANFYDDHRNTTATEALEQLGHRKDNSNVFRYRKASKLQDVFSNPITLSDILLPKIPLFLFFFAPALSLIFWLLYARRNFTYMEHMVFNFHLFTFIFLSFYFMLAEFAFFESNILASIFFTLIGPFYLYKAMRNFYKQGRFKTILKFLMINFVFLILILASSSLFVIVSIFLSV; this comes from the coding sequence ATGAGCTTACCAGTAAGATTATTGCCAGAGTATCGCAGTGAGAAATGCCTCAATTGCGATACACCTCTTGAAAAGGCAGATAAGTATTGTCACCAGTGCGGCCAGATCAATTCAAAGAAACGCTTATCGCTATTTGATTTTTTCAGTGAGTTTTTGTCAAACTTTATCTCCTATGATAATCGCATCTGGAGGACAATAAGTGGAATACTCATAAGACCAGGAAAGGTTACTCAAGAATATTGCGCAGGCCGCAGAACACGATATGCCAATCCATTTAGGTTTTTTCTTACCGTGAGTATAGTATTCTTTTTGCTATTACAATTCAGCATCAAAATGGCTCCAGAGACCATGGCTCCCATTCAAATCTCTGAAGACAATAATGAAAACACGGCAGAGGCTGGCTTGTTCCAACTCAAGATTGACAGTACCGTCCAAAACAAACAGGATCTGCTTAGACAAATGAAAGAGATCCAGGATTCCATCAGTAAAAACGGATCGCCTATTCAAAAATTTGTCACAGATAAAGCCATTGAAGAGTTTGAAAAAGACACGACCTCATTAAAGTTAGGCCGCGACTCGTACACTAGTCAGGCAGAGCTGGACTCGATGTCTTTTATACCGCGGTACATCAATCAAATTGAAAGTTATGCCAACTTCTATGACGACCATCGCAACACAACCGCCACAGAAGCTCTGGAACAATTAGGCCATCGCAAGGATAATTCAAATGTTTTTAGATATCGCAAGGCGTCTAAATTGCAGGACGTTTTCTCCAACCCTATCACTTTATCAGATATTCTGTTGCCTAAAATACCCTTGTTTCTATTCTTCTTTGCGCCAGCTTTGAGCCTCATCTTCTGGTTGCTATACGCAAGGCGCAACTTTACCTATATGGAGCACATGGTGTTCAACTTTCACCTGTTCACCTTTATATTCCTTTCCTTCTATTTCATGCTGGCAGAGTTTGCATTTTTTGAGAGTAACATTCTAGCAAGCATTTTCTTTACGCTTATTGGACCCTTCTATCTATATAAGGCGATGCGCAATTTTTATAAACAGGGACGATTTAAGACGATCTTGAAATTTCTAATGATAAATTTTGTATTTTTAATTCTTATACTGGCAAGCAGCTCCTTGTTTGTAATAGTGAGTATTTTTTTAAGCGTATAA
- a CDS encoding type IX secretion system plug protein, whose protein sequence is MRSFIFMFITMVFCSAFAEAQELSDLVNDPDYVKTVTFNKPPENMVPVYKLGETINISFDDIIGDEADYFYQIEHYDYDWKPSALFKNEFLRGVDDRRILNYRNSFTTLQSYSHYELTIPNQFTTALTVSGNYMIHFYNDDRELIFSRKFMLLDDKSLVGVAIRRARDLKFVSVKQRVEFFVDSEQINFINPKENLKVAIIQNSDLNTAIYNIQPQFNLGNKQLYDYDGPTSFWAGNEYLNFENRDFRSPNVNIDYVRRNELYESFLFIDASRLYQEYTYFPDINGNFLVTTTTNEDNDIQAEYLKVHFKLDSLAVLPENSSVFVTGNYNGHQYQDENLMTFNPQTNLYEVTMLLKQGFYNYRYTVIDENGIELPGLISGNKWQTENEYTVLAYYREPGGRYDQLIGYGSGNSANISN, encoded by the coding sequence ATGAGGTCGTTTATTTTCATGTTCATTACAATGGTTTTTTGTTCCGCTTTCGCGGAAGCGCAAGAACTTTCAGACCTAGTCAATGATCCTGACTACGTCAAGACGGTTACCTTTAATAAACCACCAGAAAATATGGTGCCGGTCTACAAACTGGGAGAAACCATCAACATTAGTTTTGACGATATCATAGGCGATGAAGCGGATTATTTTTACCAGATCGAGCACTACGATTATGACTGGAAGCCTAGCGCTCTTTTTAAAAACGAATTTTTGAGAGGTGTGGATGACAGGCGCATTCTTAACTATCGCAACTCTTTTACCACACTTCAATCCTACTCACATTATGAGTTGACCATTCCCAATCAATTTACTACCGCGCTTACCGTAAGTGGCAATTACATGATCCATTTTTACAATGACGACCGCGAATTGATCTTTTCCAGAAAATTCATGTTGCTGGATGACAAGTCGCTGGTAGGTGTTGCCATTAGACGCGCTCGAGATCTCAAATTTGTATCGGTCAAGCAGCGCGTGGAGTTTTTTGTAGATTCTGAACAGATCAATTTCATTAACCCAAAGGAAAACCTTAAGGTTGCCATCATTCAAAATAGCGACCTCAACACTGCGATCTATAACATCCAGCCACAATTTAATCTAGGCAACAAACAATTGTATGATTATGATGGGCCAACGTCATTTTGGGCTGGAAATGAATACCTCAATTTTGAAAACAGGGATTTTAGATCACCTAATGTCAATATCGATTATGTACGTCGCAATGAATTGTATGAATCCTTTCTTTTTATAGATGCCTCACGACTCTATCAGGAATACACATATTTTCCTGATATCAATGGCAACTTTCTGGTAACTACAACCACTAATGAGGATAATGACATTCAAGCAGAATATCTTAAGGTGCACTTCAAGCTGGACTCATTAGCGGTTCTTCCAGAAAATTCCAGTGTTTTTGTTACCGGTAATTACAACGGTCACCAGTATCAGGATGAGAATTTGATGACTTTTAATCCGCAGACTAATTTGTACGAAGTGACCATGTTGCTCAAGCAAGGTTTTTACAATTACAGATATACAGTGATTGATGAAAATGGCATCGAACTGCCAGGATTGATAAGCGGCAACAAATGGCAAACCGAAAATGAATACACCGTTCTAGCCTACTACCGCGAGCCTGGCGGCCGTTATGACCAGTTGATAGGTTACGGTTCTGGCAATAGCGCCAATATTTCCAATTAA
- a CDS encoding Na(+)-translocating NADH-quinone reductase subunit A: MSKDIRVRKGLDLKLKGVADKSIVDAPRSSVYAIKPLDFHAVVPKLVLKEGAKVKAGETIFYSKYDEPVKFVAPVSGTITEVVRGAKRRILEVRITADAVDEHVDFGKMDPNTAEAAAVKTRILEGGCWPFIIQRPYDIVASSEDTPKSIFISAYTTAPLAGDVDFIVSGKKEAFQAGVDALSKLTSGDVHIGVGKDSKLGSITNAVVHKVKGPHPAGNAGVQIHKIDPINFGEKVWVVGAEDVATIGNLFLTGQFHGERTVALAGSEVADSDRKYYRTIIGANVSTLVSNVNTNETRIISGDVLTGDKLDNNQFLNFYYNTVTLIPEGNEYALLGWLPFTRNNIPSISGTSLSWMKGGRSKVDTNLNGEERALVVTGEMEEVLPMDIYPMQLIKACMAGDIEKMENLGIYEVAPEDFALVDYINTSKLEAQEVIRLGLDLMITEVG, from the coding sequence ATGTCAAAGGACATTAGAGTTAGAAAAGGGCTCGACCTCAAGCTCAAAGGCGTGGCAGACAAATCAATTGTCGATGCACCACGATCTAGCGTTTACGCGATCAAACCATTAGATTTTCACGCGGTAGTTCCCAAGCTTGTGCTTAAGGAAGGTGCAAAGGTCAAAGCTGGTGAAACCATTTTTTATTCCAAATACGACGAGCCTGTAAAGTTTGTGGCGCCGGTAAGCGGTACCATTACTGAGGTGGTTAGAGGTGCCAAAAGGCGCATTCTAGAGGTGCGTATCACTGCAGATGCTGTTGATGAGCATGTTGATTTTGGTAAAATGGATCCCAATACAGCAGAAGCTGCAGCGGTTAAAACCAGGATTTTGGAAGGTGGCTGCTGGCCATTTATCATTCAGCGTCCTTACGACATTGTTGCCAGTTCTGAAGATACGCCTAAGTCTATTTTTATTTCTGCCTACACTACAGCGCCACTTGCTGGTGATGTGGATTTTATTGTGTCTGGTAAAAAGGAAGCTTTTCAAGCAGGAGTTGATGCGCTTAGTAAACTAACAAGTGGTGATGTGCATATAGGTGTTGGCAAGGATTCAAAACTAGGATCGATTACAAATGCTGTCGTACATAAAGTGAAAGGACCGCACCCAGCAGGTAACGCAGGTGTTCAAATTCATAAGATTGATCCAATCAATTTTGGTGAGAAGGTTTGGGTTGTTGGAGCAGAAGATGTTGCTACCATTGGTAATCTTTTCTTGACTGGTCAATTCCATGGAGAACGCACAGTAGCACTAGCGGGATCTGAAGTAGCTGATTCGGATCGTAAATATTATAGAACGATCATAGGTGCCAACGTTTCTACATTGGTTTCTAATGTAAATACTAACGAAACTAGAATCATTTCTGGTGATGTGTTAACAGGAGATAAACTTGACAACAATCAATTCCTGAATTTCTATTATAACACCGTAACCCTTATTCCAGAAGGTAATGAATATGCCTTATTGGGATGGTTGCCATTCACTAGAAATAATATTCCAAGTATCTCTGGAACTTCCCTGTCTTGGATGAAAGGTGGTCGCAGCAAAGTCGACACAAACCTTAACGGTGAGGAGCGCGCCTTAGTGGTGACTGGTGAGATGGAAGAAGTGTTGCCTATGGATATTTATCCTATGCAATTGATCAAAGCCTGTATGGCAGGAGATATTGAAAAAATGGAAAACCTAGGGATCTATGAAGTAGCTCCAGAGGATTTTGCCCTTGTAGATTATATTAACACATCAAAGTTAGAGGCTCAAGAAGTAATACGTTTGGGTCTAGATTTAATGATAACTGAAGTAGGATAA
- a CDS encoding NADH:ubiquinone reductase (Na(+)-transporting) subunit B encodes MKWLRNKLDQARKPFEPGEKYEKFAPAINAFDTFLFTPNHTTQKGAHIRDVSDLKRTMITVVLALIPALIFGMWNSGAQYLYQERGLSSVLDVPFMDAFVEGAILVLPLIIVSYVVGLTIEFIFAIYRGHEVNEGYLVTGLLIPMIFPVDIPLWMLALSVAFAVLIGKEAFGGTGMNILNPALTARAFAFFAYPLYMSGNAIWVHEGSTDAVSGETILGALASGSYDGQISGAASNAVAFSNPAAEAGTSVLAGIDFYDMFMGFIPGSVAETSALMIIIGAIILIATKVGSWRIILGGLIGGVVMGLIFNFFGGLGEDFVTQLVDSGRITMDQVLNDAGAVAALELGGWDATLLEMGTNQLFNFPFYQHLVVGSILFGIVFMATDPVSAAQTTKGKWIYGILIGFFGLLIRIFNPAYPEGIMLAILLLNVFAPTIDHYVIQGNVNKRKKRLKKAKVQLQAA; translated from the coding sequence ATGAAATGGCTTAGAAATAAATTAGATCAGGCTAGAAAACCTTTCGAACCTGGCGAGAAGTATGAAAAGTTTGCTCCGGCAATCAATGCTTTTGATACGTTCTTATTTACTCCCAACCATACCACTCAAAAGGGAGCGCACATACGTGACGTGTCAGATTTGAAGCGTACGATGATTACTGTGGTCTTGGCGCTTATTCCAGCTTTGATCTTTGGAATGTGGAATAGTGGTGCGCAGTATTTGTATCAAGAACGCGGTCTTTCCAGTGTTCTAGATGTTCCATTTATGGATGCATTTGTAGAAGGAGCCATCTTAGTGTTGCCTTTGATTATTGTATCCTATGTAGTAGGATTGACGATAGAATTCATTTTTGCCATCTATAGAGGTCACGAGGTGAACGAAGGTTACCTAGTAACAGGTCTTTTGATTCCTATGATTTTCCCAGTAGATATCCCATTATGGATGCTTGCGTTATCTGTAGCTTTTGCCGTACTAATAGGTAAGGAAGCTTTTGGTGGTACGGGAATGAACATTCTGAATCCAGCGTTGACAGCAAGAGCCTTTGCGTTTTTCGCATATCCTCTTTATATGTCTGGTAACGCCATCTGGGTTCATGAAGGGTCTACAGATGCTGTTTCTGGAGAAACAATTCTTGGTGCTCTAGCAAGTGGAAGTTATGATGGGCAGATTAGTGGTGCTGCGAGTAATGCAGTAGCTTTTTCCAACCCAGCTGCAGAGGCAGGAACTTCGGTTCTAGCAGGTATTGATTTTTATGACATGTTCATGGGATTCATTCCAGGATCTGTCGCAGAAACTTCTGCATTGATGATTATCATAGGCGCCATCATTTTGATAGCTACTAAAGTTGGTAGTTGGAGAATCATATTAGGTGGTTTGATAGGTGGTGTTGTAATGGGTCTTATTTTCAACTTCTTTGGAGGATTGGGAGAAGACTTTGTGACGCAACTGGTCGATAGTGGTAGAATCACGATGGATCAAGTATTGAACGATGCAGGCGCTGTCGCCGCTCTAGAATTGGGTGGATGGGATGCAACACTGTTGGAAATGGGGACAAATCAATTGTTCAACTTTCCGTTCTACCAGCATCTTGTAGTAGGTAGTATCTTATTTGGTATTGTCTTTATGGCAACAGATCCAGTTAGTGCTGCGCAGACTACTAAAGGGAAATGGATTTACGGTATCTTGATAGGATTCTTCGGGTTGTTGATACGTATTTTCAACCCAGCATATCCAGAAGGAATCATGCTTGCCATTCTTCTACTAAACGTATTCGCACCAACTATTGATCACTACGTGATTCAAGGAAACGTGAATAAAAGAAAGAAACGATTGAAAAAAGCTAAAGTTCAACTTCAAGCAGCTTAA
- a CDS encoding Na(+)-translocating NADH-quinone reductase subunit C codes for MDRNSNAYTFIFAIILVAVVASALAFAATNLQPAQAENVKQEKMQNILATVGIETTRDSAEALFNKYIVEQVALNDQGKERTDVDAFTVDLKKELKKPVEEQAYPLYVADVEGSQYYIVPLRGKGLWDAIWGYVALKDDVNTIKGAVFDHKGETPGLGAEITQGWFKKRFDDEKIMDESGNFIGVSVAKGYQGGDNKDDNAVDAIAGATITGDGVTDMISERLQRYLPYFKEKTNVKVAMQ; via the coding sequence ATGGATAGAAATTCAAATGCATACACGTTCATATTTGCCATCATCCTGGTGGCAGTAGTGGCAAGTGCACTGGCTTTTGCAGCAACAAACCTGCAACCAGCACAAGCTGAAAACGTGAAACAAGAAAAAATGCAGAACATTCTCGCTACGGTAGGTATCGAGACGACGAGGGATTCTGCAGAGGCACTGTTTAACAAGTACATTGTAGAGCAAGTAGCGCTTAACGATCAAGGTAAAGAGCGTACTGATGTGGATGCTTTTACGGTAGACCTCAAAAAGGAACTTAAAAAACCGGTAGAAGAGCAAGCATACCCTTTATATGTCGCAGATGTTGAAGGCTCGCAATACTATATCGTACCATTGAGAGGGAAAGGTCTTTGGGATGCCATCTGGGGTTATGTAGCCCTTAAGGATGACGTGAATACCATCAAAGGTGCCGTATTTGATCACAAGGGTGAAACTCCAGGTTTAGGAGCAGAGATCACTCAAGGTTGGTTCAAGAAGCGTTTTGATGATGAGAAGATCATGGACGAATCTGGGAACTTCATTGGTGTATCAGTAGCCAAAGGTTATCAAGGTGGTGACAATAAGGATGACAATGCCGTGGACGCAATCGCTGGTGCTACGATCACCGGTGATGGTGTGACAGACATGATTTCTGAAAGATTGCAACGTTACCTTCCATACTTCAAAGAAAAAACCAACGTAAAAGTAGCAATGCAGTAA
- a CDS encoding NADH:ubiquinone reductase (Na(+)-transporting) subunit D, with translation MAQNKESKKQGLILFLSDTEEREGLLGKKNRKLLSDPLTDNNPITVQVLGICSALAITVQLKPAIVMSIAVMAVMAFSNMIISALRNLIPSRIRIIVQLVVVAALVILVDQVLRAYAYDVSKELSVFVGLIITNCIVMGRLEAFALGNGVYKSFLDGIGNAAGYAFILILVAFFRELLGAGKLLGFEVIPESFYEFGYENNGLMLLSPMALITVGIIIWVQRSRNRTLIEQN, from the coding sequence ATGGCTCAAAATAAAGAATCAAAAAAACAAGGACTTATCCTCTTCCTGTCTGATACAGAAGAGCGCGAAGGCCTACTGGGTAAGAAAAACCGTAAACTGTTATCTGATCCCTTAACTGACAATAACCCTATTACCGTACAGGTTTTGGGAATCTGTTCTGCCCTTGCGATTACGGTACAATTGAAACCGGCCATCGTTATGAGTATTGCCGTAATGGCGGTAATGGCGTTTAGTAACATGATTATTTCCGCATTGCGTAATTTAATACCATCTCGTATCAGGATTATCGTGCAACTGGTAGTTGTTGCTGCTCTAGTAATCCTTGTTGACCAAGTGTTAAGAGCTTATGCCTATGACGTGTCCAAAGAGTTATCGGTTTTCGTTGGACTGATTATTACCAACTGTATCGTGATGGGTCGTTTGGAAGCATTTGCCTTAGGAAATGGCGTTTATAAATCCTTTCTTGATGGAATAGGTAATGCTGCTGGATACGCATTTATCTTGATTCTTGTGGCTTTCTTTAGAGAACTATTAGGTGCTGGTAAATTGCTAGGATTCGAGGTGATACCAGAATCTTTTTATGAATTTGGTTATGAGAACAACGGTTTGATGTTGTTATCTCCTATGGCATTGATCACGGTAGGTATCATTATATGGGTACAACGCAGCCGCAACAGAACATTAATAGAACAGAATTAA
- the nqrE gene encoding NADH:ubiquinone reductase (Na(+)-transporting) subunit E: MELINLAVRSIFIENMVFAYFLGMCSYLAVSKSVKTAVGLGAAVVFVLGITVPINWLLDTYLLKPGALTWTGMENAANIDLSFLSFIMFIAVIASMVQLVEMVVERFAPALYGALGIFLPLIAVNCAILGGSLFMQQKDFSGIDEAAVYGIGSGFGFFLAILAIAAIREKISYSNVPAPLRGLGITFIITGLMALGFMSFMGIEI, from the coding sequence ATGGAATTAATCAATCTCGCTGTAAGAAGTATTTTCATTGAGAACATGGTCTTCGCCTATTTCTTAGGGATGTGTTCTTATCTAGCCGTTTCAAAATCGGTTAAAACTGCTGTAGGACTTGGTGCTGCTGTAGTATTCGTACTAGGTATTACCGTACCTATTAACTGGTTGCTTGATACCTATCTATTAAAGCCAGGCGCTTTGACCTGGACAGGTATGGAAAATGCAGCTAACATTGACTTAAGTTTCTTGAGTTTTATCATGTTTATCGCGGTGATCGCGAGTATGGTACAACTGGTAGAAATGGTGGTAGAGCGTTTTGCTCCAGCATTATATGGAGCTCTTGGTATTTTCCTACCGTTGATCGCGGTAAACTGTGCGATTCTAGGTGGATCATTATTTATGCAACAAAAAGACTTTTCAGGTATTGATGAGGCTGCGGTTTATGGAATAGGGTCTGGTTTTGGATTCTTCCTTGCCATTCTAGCCATTGCCGCTATACGTGAAAAAATATCTTATTCAAACGTTCCTGCGCCACTGCGTGGTTTGGGAATCACTTTTATTATTACGGGACTTATGGCTCTAGGGTTCATGAGTTTTATGGGAATTGAAATTTAA
- the nqrF gene encoding NADH:ubiquinone reductase (Na(+)-transporting) subunit F — translation MDSNLLTILASVAIFLTLILLLVVLLLSAKSKLLPSGPVTINVNGEKDITTGSGGTLLGTLGDNKLFLPSACGGGGTCVQCKCVVTEGGGSILPTEVPHFTRKEIAAGWRLGCQVKVKQDMKIEIPEEVFGIKKWEATVVRNYNVASFIKEFVVELPEDMDYEAGGYIQIEIPKCEVRYEDIDITAHPEEHDSPDKFKAEWDKFNLWPLVMKNPETVERAYSMASFPAEGREIMLNVRIATPPWDRAKNGWMDVNPGIASSYIFNQKEGDKVIVSGPYGEFFINHSDAEMLYVGGGAGMAPMRSHLYELFKTLKTDRKVTYWYGGRSKRELFYIEHFRSLEREFPNFKFYLALSEPMEEDNWKVKESIDDESGDGFVGFIHQVVIDQYLSKHEAPEDIEVYFCGPPLMNNAVGKMAEDFGVPPENIRFDDFGG, via the coding sequence ATGGATTCTAACTTGCTTACCATACTTGCCAGTGTAGCTATATTCTTGACACTAATATTGTTGTTAGTAGTCTTGTTGCTTTCGGCAAAATCAAAATTGCTCCCATCTGGTCCCGTGACGATCAATGTAAACGGAGAAAAAGACATTACCACAGGATCTGGAGGAACGCTTCTGGGAACCTTGGGTGATAACAAACTGTTCTTACCATCTGCCTGTGGTGGTGGTGGAACTTGCGTACAATGTAAATGTGTCGTGACTGAAGGTGGTGGTTCTATTCTACCAACTGAGGTGCCACACTTCACGCGTAAAGAAATTGCCGCTGGATGGAGATTGGGATGTCAGGTTAAGGTTAAACAAGACATGAAGATCGAGATTCCAGAGGAAGTTTTTGGTATCAAGAAATGGGAAGCTACAGTAGTTCGTAACTACAACGTGGCATCTTTTATTAAGGAGTTTGTAGTAGAACTTCCAGAAGATATGGATTATGAAGCTGGTGGTTATATCCAGATCGAGATCCCTAAGTGTGAAGTGAGATATGAAGATATCGACATCACGGCGCACCCAGAAGAGCACGATTCACCAGATAAGTTTAAAGCAGAATGGGATAAGTTCAACTTATGGCCATTAGTAATGAAAAACCCTGAAACAGTAGAAAGAGCTTACTCCATGGCCTCTTTCCCTGCAGAAGGTCGTGAGATCATGCTTAACGTACGTATTGCTACGCCACCATGGGATCGCGCTAAGAACGGCTGGATGGATGTAAATCCTGGAATCGCTAGTTCATACATTTTTAATCAAAAGGAAGGAGACAAGGTTATCGTTTCTGGACCTTATGGAGAATTCTTTATCAATCACTCAGATGCAGAAATGCTTTATGTAGGTGGTGGAGCTGGAATGGCACCAATGAGATCTCACTTATATGAACTTTTCAAAACTTTGAAAACCGATCGTAAGGTGACGTATTGGTACGGTGGACGTTCAAAGCGTGAGTTGTTCTATATCGAGCACTTCCGTTCATTAGAGCGTGAATTCCCAAACTTTAAGTTTTACCTAGCGCTTTCTGAGCCTATGGAAGAAGACAACTGGAAAGTGAAAGAAAGCATCGATGATGAGTCAGGTGATGGATTCGTTGGATTCATTCACCAGGTGGTAATAGATCAGTATTTAAGCAAGCACGAGGCTCCTGAAGATATAGAGGTTTACTTCTGTGGACCGCCATTGATGAATAACGCCGTAGGTAAGATGGCAGAGGACTTCGGTGTACCGCCAGAGAACATACGTTTTGATGACTTTGGAGGATAA
- a CDS encoding sugar MFS transporter, with the protein MNSNKTNYTVPFIIITVLFFLWGFITVLVDSLVPRLREVFELSYFQAGLVQFAFFLAYFVFSIPAGILLSKVGYKKGIVIGLATMAIGCLLFYPASSERIFGVFLLGYFTLAAGITILQVAANPYVAVLGSEEGAGSRLNLAQAFNSLGASIAPIAGAAFLLSDKILTSQEITTLTDAQRESYYITEAGAVQTPFLFFAGLIGLLAVAFIFIKLPKLQKTAKGGYAALLKKRSVWMGAAGIFVYVGAEVAIGSYLVNYFIDLNLEETIRNNEFMGNIASFFLNADINDIDAKAVVGAFLFFYWTGAMVGRFIGSALMRFIAPFKVLMTFTALAILMILISVSTDGLLAMWSILAVGLFNSIMFPTIFTLTLNGLGDLKPQASGLLCMAIVGGAIVPISFGALADSLGFALAFLLPMACYAYIMFFAFYKGRKIEVVTV; encoded by the coding sequence ATGAATTCTAATAAAACCAATTACACCGTTCCGTTTATCATTATCACAGTACTCTTCTTTTTATGGGGTTTTATCACCGTATTGGTAGATAGTCTGGTACCACGGCTTAGGGAAGTTTTTGAATTAAGTTATTTCCAGGCTGGATTGGTACAATTTGCCTTTTTCTTGGCCTATTTTGTGTTTTCCATTCCTGCTGGGATCCTGCTTTCCAAAGTAGGTTACAAAAAAGGAATCGTCATAGGGCTTGCCACCATGGCAATAGGTTGTTTGTTATTTTATCCAGCATCATCAGAGCGTATTTTTGGAGTGTTTTTGTTGGGATATTTCACGCTAGCTGCTGGTATCACCATATTGCAGGTAGCCGCAAATCCTTATGTAGCCGTTCTGGGATCAGAAGAAGGTGCAGGTAGCCGTCTTAATCTTGCGCAGGCATTCAACTCTTTAGGTGCCTCGATCGCTCCTATTGCTGGTGCCGCATTTCTATTGAGCGACAAAATCCTAACCTCTCAAGAAATCACCACATTAACTGACGCTCAACGGGAAAGTTATTATATCACTGAAGCCGGTGCGGTTCAAACTCCGTTTCTGTTCTTTGCCGGACTGATAGGATTGCTTGCTGTGGCTTTCATTTTCATCAAGTTACCAAAACTACAAAAAACTGCCAAAGGTGGTTATGCAGCACTTCTCAAGAAAAGATCTGTATGGATGGGAGCTGCTGGGATTTTTGTCTATGTAGGTGCAGAGGTTGCCATAGGTAGTTACCTGGTCAACTATTTTATCGATCTGAATCTGGAAGAGACCATACGCAATAACGAGTTCATGGGGAATATCGCTTCGTTTTTCCTGAACGCAGACATCAACGACATTGATGCCAAAGCCGTGGTAGGCGCGTTCCTGTTCTTCTACTGGACCGGTGCCATGGTAGGTCGTTTTATAGGATCTGCCTTAATGCGTTTTATAGCTCCATTTAAGGTGCTTATGACATTCACCGCTCTAGCTATTCTGATGATCCTTATAAGTGTATCCACTGACGGCTTGCTGGCCATGTGGTCCATTCTGGCGGTTGGTTTATTCAATTCCATCATGTTTCCTACGATTTTCACCTTGACCTTAAATGGATTGGGCGACCTGAAACCTCAAGCCTCTGGATTGTTATGTATGGCTATTGTAGGTGGAGCTATTGTGCCCATCAGCTTTGGCGCACTAGCCGACTCTCTAGGCTTTGCGCTGGCATTTCTATTACCTATGGCATGTTACGCCTACATCATGTTCTTTGCCTTTTATAAGGGTAGGAAGATTGAGGTTGTTACCGTGTAA